One segment of Hippopotamus amphibius kiboko isolate mHipAmp2 chromosome 4, mHipAmp2.hap2, whole genome shotgun sequence DNA contains the following:
- the LOC130852476 gene encoding small ubiquitin-related modifier 1-like, protein MSDQEAKPSTENLGDKKEGEYIKLKVIRQDSSEIHFTVKMTTHLKKLKESYCQRQGFPMNSLRFLFEGQRIADNHTPKELGMKEKDVIEVYQEQTGGHSMV, encoded by the coding sequence ATGTCTGACCAGGAGGCAAAACCTTCAACTGAGAACTTGGGGgataagaaggaaggagaatatATTAAACTCAAAGTCATCAGACAGGATAGCAGTGAGATTCACTTCACAGTGAAAATGACGACACATCTCAAGAAACTCAAAGAATCATACTGTCAAAGACAGGGATTTCCCATGAATTCACTCAGGTTTCTCTTTGAAGGTCAGAGAATTGCTGATAATCACACTCCAAAAGAActgggaatgaaagaaaaagatgtgaTTGAAGTTTATCAGGAACAAACAGGGGGTCATTCAATGGTttag